Proteins encoded by one window of Electrophorus electricus isolate fEleEle1 chromosome 17, fEleEle1.pri, whole genome shotgun sequence:
- the drg1 gene encoding developmentally-regulated GTP-binding protein 1, whose product MSLLAKIAEIENEMARTQKNKATAHHLGLLKARLAKLRRELITPKGGGGGGTGEGFDVAKTGDARVGFVGFPSVGKSTLLSNLAGVYSEVAAYEFTTLTTVPGVIRYKGAKIQLLDLPGIIEGAKDGKGRGRQVIAVARTCNLILIVLDVLKPLGHKKLIEHELEGFGIRLNKQPPNIGFKKKDKGGINFTATCAQSELDGDTVKSILAEYKIHNADVTLRSDCTADDLIDVVEGNRVYIPCIYVLNKIDQISIEELDIIYKVPHCVPISAHHRWNFDDLLEKIWDYLHLVRIYTKPKGQLPDYTAPVVLPDGWTSVEDFCLKIHKNLIKEFKYALVWGSSVKHNPQKVGKDHVLEDEDVIQLVKK is encoded by the exons ATGAGTTTGCTTGCCAAAATCGCTGAGATCGAGAATGAG ATGGCTCGTACCCAAAAGAACAAGGCCACCGCGCATCACTTAGGTCTGCTGAAGGCTCGACTGGCCAAACTCCGGAGAGAGCTCATCACTCCTAAAGGAGGCGGCGGGGGAGGCACGGGAGAAG GCTTCGATGTGGCGAAGACGGGAGATGCACGTGTCGGCTTTGTTGGCTTCCCCTCTGTGGGAAAGTCCACACTGCTTAGTAACTTGGCGGGGGTCTACTCTGAGGTGGCTGCCTATGAGTTCACCACACTCACCACTGTTCCAGGAGTCATCCGCTACAAAGGAGCCAAAATCCAG CTTCTAGATCTTCCAGGTATCATAGAAGGAGCCAAGGATGGGAAAGGCAGAGGGCGGCAGGTAATTGCAg TGGCTCGTACATGTAACCTCATCCTGATCGTTCTGGACGTGCTGAAACCCCTCGGGCACAAGAAGCTGATCGAGCACGAGCTGGAGGGATTCGGCATCCGTCTGAACAAGCAGCCGCCCAACATCGGATTTAAGAAGAAGGACAAGGGTGGCATCAACTTCACTGCTACT TGTGCTCAAAGTGAGCTTGATGGCGATACAGTGAAAAGCATTCTGGCCGAGTACAAAATTCACAACGCTGACGTGACCCTGCGAAGCGACTGTACAGCTGACGACCTCATAGATGTGGTGGAGGGAAACAG AGTTTATATCCCTTGCATTTACGTCTTGAACAAAATCGACCAGATCTCCATTGAAGAGCTGGACATCATCTACAAAGTTCCCCACTGTGTGCCAATCTCAGCCCACCACCGCTGGAACTTTGATGACCTGCTGGAGAAGATCTGGGACTACCTACACCTAGTGCGCAT ATACACCAAACCAAAGGGACAGCTACCTGACTACACGGCTCCTGTGGTGCTTCCAGATGGTTGGACATCTGTTGAAGACTTCTGTCTGAAAATCCACAAAAACCTCATCAAGGAGTTCAAGTA TGCTTTGGTGTGGGGCTCCTCTGTGAAGCACAACCCTCAGAAGGTGGGCAAAGACCATGTGCTGGAGGACGAGGATGTCATTCAGCTGGTTAAGAAATGA